One genomic window of Hymenobacter sp. J193 includes the following:
- a CDS encoding GH1 family beta-glucosidase: MSELPAAFFPPTSPAAFSRADFGADFHWGTSAAAYQTEGAWQADGKGPSIWDEFVHRRGRIKGGATADVATDFYHRWPEDLDLMRGLHLPNFRFSVAWSRVLPQGRGAANPAGLDFYDRLVDGCLERGIEPWVTLYHWDLPAALQRQGGWAHRDVVGWFTDYAQLMAQRLGDRVRHWIVLNEPLAFVGVGHLLGIHAPGRRSLPAFLAATHHAALAQAEGGRALRATLPAGTQIGTSFSGSHVQPWRPGLPRDEAAARRADAAFNRMFIEPALGLGYPVADLPVLRRLERYHRPGDEQRLPFDFDFLGVQNYTREVIGFAPYVPLVWARLVSARRRGVPITSMGWEVYPESIYHLLKKVAAYPNAQRLVVTENGAAFPDTLTSDGRVPDPARQSFLRACIGQVLRARREGVPVDGYFVWSFTDNFEWAEGYHPRFGLVHVDYETQQRTIKDSGHWYGLLLAGEEV, from the coding sequence ATGTCCGAACTGCCCGCGGCGTTTTTCCCGCCGACCTCGCCCGCCGCCTTTTCCCGCGCCGACTTTGGAGCCGACTTTCACTGGGGCACTTCAGCGGCGGCTTACCAGACGGAGGGAGCCTGGCAGGCTGACGGCAAAGGACCCAGCATCTGGGACGAGTTTGTGCACCGCCGCGGGCGCATCAAGGGCGGCGCCACGGCCGACGTGGCTACTGACTTCTACCACCGCTGGCCCGAGGACCTGGACTTGATGCGTGGGCTGCACCTGCCCAACTTCCGGTTTTCAGTGGCCTGGTCGCGGGTGCTGCCGCAGGGGCGAGGGGCCGCCAACCCCGCGGGCCTCGATTTCTACGACCGGCTGGTGGATGGCTGCCTGGAACGGGGCATCGAGCCGTGGGTGACACTCTATCATTGGGATTTGCCGGCCGCCCTGCAGCGCCAGGGCGGCTGGGCGCACCGCGACGTGGTGGGCTGGTTCACGGATTACGCCCAGCTAATGGCCCAGCGCCTCGGCGACCGGGTGCGACACTGGATAGTGCTGAACGAGCCGCTGGCCTTCGTGGGCGTGGGGCATCTGCTGGGCATCCACGCGCCTGGTCGCCGCAGTTTGCCCGCATTTCTGGCGGCTACCCACCACGCGGCCCTGGCCCAGGCCGAGGGCGGCCGGGCTTTGCGAGCCACACTGCCCGCCGGGACACAAATCGGGACCAGCTTCTCGGGCTCCCACGTGCAGCCCTGGCGCCCCGGCCTGCCCCGCGACGAAGCCGCTGCCCGCCGCGCCGATGCCGCCTTCAACCGGATGTTCATTGAGCCGGCCCTGGGGCTGGGCTACCCCGTAGCCGATTTGCCCGTGCTGCGCCGCCTGGAGCGCTACCACCGCCCCGGCGACGAGCAGCGGCTGCCCTTCGACTTCGACTTCCTGGGCGTGCAGAACTACACCCGTGAGGTAATAGGGTTTGCGCCCTACGTGCCGCTGGTGTGGGCTCGGCTGGTGAGTGCGCGCCGCCGCGGGGTGCCCATCACCAGCATGGGCTGGGAAGTGTACCCTGAAAGCATCTACCACCTGCTCAAGAAGGTGGCCGCTTACCCCAATGCCCAGCGCCTGGTCGTCACCGAAAACGGGGCCGCCTTCCCTGACACTCTCACCTCCGACGGCCGCGTGCCCGACCCCGCCCGGCAGTCGTTTCTGCGGGCCTGCATCGGACAGGTCCTGCGGGCGCGGCGGGAAGGCGTGCCGGTGGATGGCTACTTTGTGTGGTCGTTTACCGACAACTTTGAATGGGCCGAGGGCTACCACCCACGCTTCGGGCTGGTCCACGTCGATTACGAAACCCAGCAGCGTACCATTAAGGACTCGGGGCACTGGTACGGGCTGCTGCTGGCGGGGGAGGAGGTGTAG
- a CDS encoding choice-of-anchor I family protein produces the protein MRTTLLASFGVGLAGLLGVSRAQAQTIGWPTTTMVATENEGTIRLPISLQNAGAAASTVEVALVPGLSTATVGSDFTFTTQTVTFPGGATTGQELTIALTDDQLSEGAEYFTLQLRTPTNGTVAAGKGEVLVYIKDNDDAAPARTGRLGLRHLGSYQNGEAGKNSAEIIAFDPGSKRLFVANSIGGKLDILDMTKPAQLEPVASLDIKPFGNINSVAVRDGVVACAVENAAPQQNGSVVLFDQQGTLLKQLTVGALPDMITFSPDGKLLLTANEGEPKSDYSLDPEGSVSIIDLTGGVAGLSQESVTTVGFSSYNGQAAQLRQAGIRLYGGTAAAPSSVAQDLEPEYVAVSADSRVAYITLQENNAIATLDLTTKQFTALHPAGYQDHSQAGFALDASDKTADVLLASWPIKGMRQPDALAAFEVAGQRYLITANEGDAREYSALTEAVRLKDLPLDAAAFPQAALLKDEQALGRLNVTNRLGDTDGDGDFDEIYAFGGRSFSVYNASTGALVHDSGNLLERLTSTDPAFGSIFNASNTTGAPARKNRSDDKGPEPEGVAVATLRDTVYAFVSLERMGGVAVFNLNDPAAPELVQYVNNRSLTAGTGDQGPEGIIVVAAENSPTGKPLLLLANEVSSSVGGV, from the coding sequence ATGCGTACAACTTTACTTGCCAGTTTCGGCGTGGGCCTTGCCGGGCTGCTCGGCGTTTCCCGGGCTCAGGCGCAAACCATTGGCTGGCCAACCACCACAATGGTAGCCACTGAAAACGAGGGCACCATTCGCCTGCCCATCAGCCTCCAGAATGCCGGCGCGGCAGCCAGTACCGTGGAGGTAGCGCTGGTGCCGGGGCTGAGCACGGCCACCGTGGGCTCGGATTTTACCTTCACTACCCAAACCGTCACGTTCCCAGGCGGGGCTACCACCGGGCAGGAGCTCACCATAGCCCTCACCGACGACCAGCTAAGCGAAGGCGCCGAGTACTTTACCCTGCAGCTGCGCACGCCCACCAATGGGACGGTAGCGGCCGGCAAGGGGGAGGTGCTGGTGTACATAAAAGACAACGACGACGCGGCCCCGGCCCGCACCGGGCGCCTGGGTTTGCGGCATCTGGGTTCGTACCAGAACGGAGAGGCCGGCAAAAACTCGGCGGAAATCATTGCCTTCGACCCCGGTAGCAAGCGGCTGTTTGTGGCTAACTCCATTGGAGGTAAGCTGGATATCCTCGATATGACCAAACCCGCCCAGCTGGAACCGGTAGCTTCGCTTGACATCAAACCCTTCGGCAACATCAACTCCGTGGCCGTGCGCGACGGGGTGGTGGCCTGTGCCGTGGAAAACGCCGCTCCCCAGCAGAATGGCAGCGTGGTGCTCTTCGACCAGCAAGGCACGCTACTGAAGCAGCTGACCGTAGGCGCCCTGCCCGACATGATTACCTTTTCGCCCGACGGCAAGCTGCTGCTGACGGCCAATGAGGGCGAGCCGAAATCCGACTACAGCCTTGACCCCGAGGGCTCGGTATCCATCATCGACCTGACGGGTGGGGTGGCCGGCCTCAGCCAGGAGAGCGTGACGACGGTCGGCTTCAGCAGCTACAACGGCCAGGCCGCCCAGCTTCGGCAGGCGGGCATCCGACTGTACGGGGGCACCGCGGCCGCGCCCAGCTCCGTGGCCCAGGACCTGGAACCGGAGTACGTGGCCGTGTCGGCCGATTCGCGCGTGGCCTACATAACGCTGCAGGAAAATAACGCCATTGCTACCCTCGACCTCACAACCAAACAGTTCACGGCCCTGCACCCGGCCGGCTATCAGGACCATAGCCAGGCCGGCTTTGCGCTGGATGCGTCCGACAAAACCGCCGACGTGCTGCTGGCCAGCTGGCCCATTAAAGGCATGCGCCAGCCCGATGCCCTGGCCGCGTTTGAGGTGGCCGGGCAGCGCTACCTCATCACGGCCAACGAGGGCGACGCCCGCGAGTACTCGGCCCTGACGGAGGCCGTGCGCCTGAAGGATTTGCCCCTGGATGCCGCCGCGTTTCCGCAGGCCGCCCTGCTGAAGGATGAGCAAGCCCTGGGCCGCCTGAACGTGACCAACCGCCTGGGCGACACCGACGGCGACGGGGACTTCGATGAAATCTATGCCTTTGGAGGCCGGTCCTTCAGCGTTTATAATGCCAGCACCGGGGCGCTGGTCCACGACAGTGGCAATTTGCTGGAGCGCCTCACGAGCACCGACCCCGCGTTTGGCAGCATCTTCAACGCCAGCAACACCACCGGCGCACCCGCCCGCAAGAACCGCTCCGACGACAAGGGGCCCGAGCCCGAAGGGGTAGCCGTAGCAACCCTGCGCGACACGGTATACGCCTTCGTTTCGCTGGAGCGCATGGGCGGCGTGGCCGTGTTCAACCTGAACGACCCCGCCGCGCCCGAGCTGGTGCAGTACGTAAACAACCGCAGCCTCACGGCCGGCACCGGCGACCAGGGCCCCGAGGGCATTATTGTGGTAGCGGCCGAAAACAGCCCTACCGGTAAGCCGCTGCTGCTGCTGGCCAACGAGGTAAGCAGCTCGGTGGGGGGTGTATGA
- a CDS encoding T9SS type A sorting domain-containing protein produces the protein MYEIQLRGTVTASRPTVAGPPLRVYPNPSQGQEVQLSRPAAGALYNPLGQLVRTFPKTARLSTAGMTPGVYLLRTTDGTGTRLVVQ, from the coding sequence GTGTATGAAATTCAGCTCAGGGGCACCGTTACGGCCAGCCGTCCGACCGTAGCCGGCCCGCCTTTGCGCGTGTACCCCAACCCCAGCCAGGGCCAGGAAGTGCAGCTAAGCCGGCCCGCCGCTGGCGCCCTATACAACCCACTGGGGCAACTGGTGCGCACGTTCCCGAAAACCGCCCGCCTTTCCACGGCCGGCATGACGCCCGGCGTGTACTTGCTCCGCACCACGGACGGCACCGGCACGCGGCTGGTAGTGCAGTAA
- a CDS encoding 3' terminal RNA ribose 2'-O-methyltransferase Hen1: MLLTITTTHQPATDLGYLLHKNPARLQSLEITGGQAHIFYPEATPERCTAALLLDIDPVALVRSHRGPAGEGFALEQYVNDRPYVASSFLSAALVKAFNTAMNGTCKDRPALPEVLLPLEATVAVMPAASAEQLRRLFVPLGYEVETEAHLLDSKQPDWGNSCYFTLRLRHPALRVRDLLSHLYVLIPVLDRGDKHYWISREEADKLLRRGGEWLPRHPEREFITRRYLRFAEFVNPTLERLLADDSLDEETPETIADFPAGAVVDTPESSDVVGASAPADGDAPAKQNLHDLRLDRVTEEIRQLGAKRVLDLGCGEGKLVRRLLKNGSIEHILALDVSWRELERAQQRLHVAEMPPRQRERLTLTQGSLLYHDARLAGYDAAAVVEVIEHLDESRLAAFEQVVFARARPGAVLVTTPNADYNQRYEALAAGDFRHHDHRFEWTRAQFAAWAEGIAERHGYRVRIEPLGPEAPEVGAPSQLAVFEQ, encoded by the coding sequence ATGCTACTCACGATTACCACCACCCACCAGCCCGCTACCGACCTGGGCTACCTCCTGCACAAGAACCCGGCGCGCCTCCAGAGCCTGGAAATTACCGGCGGGCAGGCGCACATCTTTTACCCCGAAGCCACCCCGGAGCGCTGCACCGCCGCCCTGCTGCTCGACATCGACCCCGTGGCGCTGGTGCGCAGCCACCGGGGGCCGGCCGGCGAAGGGTTTGCCCTGGAGCAGTACGTGAACGACCGGCCGTACGTGGCTTCCTCGTTTCTGAGCGCGGCCCTGGTCAAGGCCTTCAACACGGCCATGAACGGCACCTGCAAGGACCGCCCCGCGCTGCCCGAGGTGCTGCTGCCCCTCGAAGCCACCGTGGCCGTGATGCCCGCCGCCAGTGCCGAGCAGCTGCGCCGCCTGTTTGTCCCGCTGGGCTACGAAGTAGAAACCGAGGCGCACCTGCTCGACTCCAAGCAGCCGGACTGGGGCAACAGCTGCTACTTCACGCTGCGCCTGCGCCACCCGGCCCTGCGCGTGCGCGACCTGCTGAGCCACCTCTACGTGCTCATTCCGGTGCTCGACCGGGGCGACAAGCACTACTGGATCAGCCGGGAAGAAGCCGATAAGCTGCTGCGGCGCGGGGGCGAGTGGCTCCCGCGCCACCCCGAGCGGGAGTTTATCACGCGCCGCTACCTGCGCTTCGCCGAGTTCGTGAACCCCACGCTGGAACGTCTGCTGGCTGATGATTCACTCGATGAGGAAACTCCGGAAACCATTGCCGATTTCCCGGCGGGTGCTGTGGTAGATACTCCTGAGTCCTCCGACGTAGTAGGTGCCAGCGCGCCGGCAGACGGGGACGCGCCAGCTAAGCAAAACCTCCACGACCTGCGCCTGGACCGCGTGACCGAGGAAATTCGGCAACTGGGGGCCAAGCGGGTGCTGGATTTGGGGTGCGGGGAAGGCAAGCTGGTGCGCCGCCTGCTGAAAAATGGGAGTATCGAGCATATCCTGGCCCTGGATGTATCGTGGCGGGAGCTGGAGCGGGCCCAGCAGCGGCTGCACGTGGCCGAAATGCCCCCGCGCCAGCGCGAGCGGCTTACGCTCACCCAAGGCTCCTTGCTCTACCACGATGCCCGCCTGGCCGGCTACGACGCGGCGGCCGTGGTAGAAGTCATCGAGCACCTGGATGAAAGCCGGCTGGCGGCCTTCGAGCAGGTGGTCTTTGCCCGCGCCCGCCCCGGCGCCGTGCTCGTTACCACCCCCAACGCCGACTACAACCAGCGCTACGAAGCCCTGGCCGCCGGCGACTTCCGCCACCACGACCACCGCTTCGAATGGACCAGGGCGCAGTTCGCCGCGTGGGCCGAAGGCATAGCCGAACGGCACGGCTACCGGGTACGCATTGAGCCCCTGGGCCCCGAAGCCCCCGAAGTAGGCGCCCCCTCGCAGCTGGCCGTGTTTGAGCAGTAA